GTCCCCGTCCATAGGCGGAGCAGCCATGTGGCGTCTTATCTCACACCTCAGTCTGAATCATTTATCACTTGATGGCCCGCAAGCAACGGATGCACTGCGTGAAATTTTGCGACTTTATGCCGCAGACGATGACGTTCCATCCCAGCAGCAGATACAGGGGGTAAAGAATATACAATGCAGGCCTGTGGCTAAAAGAATCGGCGATCTGGCGTGGAGAGGTTTTGTCCGTGGAACCGGTATGGAATTGACTTTGGAGGAAAGTAATTTTGCAGGCGGCAGCGGTTTCATGTTTGCCGCGGTGTTGAATGGATTTTTCGGCCTTTATGCAAATGTAAACACTTTTACACAGCTGACGCTTAAAAGCACAGGGCGCAAGGGAGTATGGTATCAATGGCCGCCGATAACCGGATGTCAGCCCGTCCTTTAAACGAACGACTCTACACAGAACCGTGGCGTTTTGATTTCTGGCAGGCAGTGCGCATTTTACGCAGCCTGACAAAGGGAGAAGTGTGCACCGATAGTCCCGAGGATGAGGCTATCCGTTTCACAGCCAGAGTCTCGCAGGCTTTTCCGGCAAGTGAGCTGTATTCAGCAAAAATTGAAGAAGATAAAGGAGCGTTGCAGGTTAACTTTATAGGGCTTGCAGGTGCGCACGGCCCATTGCCTGCCCCAGTAACAGACTTAATAATGGAGCGCATCCGTGTCGGTGATACAGGATTGAGGGATTTTTTGGACCTGTTCAACAATCGTCTTATTTCCTTGTATTATAATGCGATTGTTAAGCTGCACCCAGGAAGAGGAGCTGATCCGCATCCTTCCGAAAGTCCTTTTGCCCAGTACGCTTACGCTATAGCGGGTATGGGGACAGAAGGACTCCGTACATCACCAGTTTCGGAAGCTCCGGGCGGGGCTGGAGTTCCGGATGCTTCACTCCTGCGGCATGCCGCTCTCTTTGCTACACATCCTCGTTCGGCTGTTGGACTAGAAATGTTAGTGGCAGATCATTTTGAGATTCCGGCAAAGGTCATCCCTTTCCGAGGGGGCTGGTTGACCATTGAGCCGGAAGACCGAACACGCATAGGTCCGTTCGGTCAGAATCAAACACTCGGTGATGATGCGGTGCTCGGCAATAAGGCATGGGATCAATCCTCAGGTTTTACCCTTGTGCTCGGACCGCTCACGGCAGATCAATATAAAAATTTCCTGCCCTGTCCGGCGGGCAACTGCCGAACTTTGTTACTCGAACTTGTAAGGTTTTACGTGGGGGAAGGTATGGAATGCAGTGTGGAATTGTTGCTTAAGGATGGTGAGCATATTGATATGCGGCTTGGGTTTGGTGGGGATGGGTGGTTGGGGTGGGTGTAATCGAAAATCTAATATGCCTGTCTTAAAAAGGTCGTAGCAGATTCAATGATAGAAACATGATAACAAATTATATTAATAACATAAACTGCATGAGATATAACTATGCCAACAATAATTCCCAATAAAATTCATTTTATATGGGTTGGAAATCCACTCCCATTTGAACAAGCACGTAATTTTGTTAAATGGGCAATAGAAAACCCCCGCTACGAGGGCGTTTGGCTTTGGACAAACAAATATAATATAGAAGTAAATTTAAATATATTAAAAAAAATATTAAATATAGATCAAAGAGTGGAGGAAGTTGTCATATCAAGTAATATAGAAGGGATAGACCTGCAAATAAGTATAAAACCGGACCTTGGCGCTCGTATATTTATACGATCAATTGAGAGTTTGCCTCCTTTGGAAGGAAGCGAAAAGTATCTTTCTAAAGCACTTGGTGAGTGGAAAAACTATGGAATGGCGAGTGACATACTGCGCATATGGGTGCTGTACCAGGAAGGTGGGATCTATATGGATTTTGACACTTATTCTACTGGAGGGTCTCTTTCTACTGGTATAAGAGCTCCGAGAGATATCCTTTTTGGACAATGGGATTATAAAGAAAGAGGAGTAGATGGAAAGCTTGTAAATGCCGTAATTGCAGCATCACAATCTAGCGATGAGCTTAAATTACTAGCAGGATTTATGAAGAGAAGACTAGATGAAGTCATTCCAGATTCTAAAGCACAAACGGATCTTGCAACTATAGACGAACTTCGTGTTCAAATTAGAACTAAAAAAGATGAATTGAGCTTGTTGCAGCGGAAATTGCGAGATAGCTTGGAGCCCTTAACACTATCAACAACAGGACCAGACTCTTTGGCGGAATGGTTTTATGAGCAAAAAAAAATGTGGCCTCAAGGTGATGAAACTATTCCTTACTCGTTTCAAAGGCAATCCGGTTATAACTTGCGGATAGAATCTGAAAACACATGGCTTAGATAGCATCGCACTCATGACCAACATAACTACCCTAACCACCCCTCTAGGCACAGATAAACTAATCCTAGACTCCATAACCGGACAGGAATCACTGTCCGAGCCGTTTGCCTTTTCTGTGTCCGCAAACAGCAAAGATAACGCACTTGATTTCAAATCAATAGTAGGCAAGGACGTTTCAGTAGCTATTCAACTGCCGGACGGAAAATCAGACAGATATATCAACGGGGTGGTAACACGCTTTACCATGGGGCTTAGTACCGTGGAAGCAACGCATTACACGCTGGAACTGCGCCCGTGGCTGTGGCTTATGAATATGCAGGCGGACTGCGCAGTGTTCCAGAACATAAGCGTGCCAGATATAGTTAAAAAAGTGTGCAACGATGCAGGGTATACGGACATAAGCGATAAGCTCACTGGAAGTTATGACCCGCGCGAATATACGGTGCAATATAATGAAACAGCTTTTGCCTTTGTCTCCCGCTTAATGGAAGAGGAAGGCATTTTTTATTTTTTTACTCATACAGCCGATGCCCATACCATGGTTCTGGCAGACAGTGCTGATACTTTCACCGATTGTGAGCAATCGGATTCGCTGACATTTCATGCTAAAAACGTAAGCAATATTCCTGCTAAGCAAATTACTGATGTATCTCTTTCCCAGCGGACTATTACCGGAAAATACGGCACAGGTGACTATAATTTTGAAACCCCTGATACGGATCTGACTTCCACGGCGGCAGGAACAAGCAGCCGGATGATATATGAATATCCTGCGGGTTACACCGTCAAAAGCACGGGGGAAACCATTGCAGGTAGAAGACTCGATGGTCTGGAAGCAAACGAGAAGGTCCTTTCCTCTTCCTCTCCTGCATCCGGTCTCTGCGCTGGTGGAACTTTTACCGTAACAAAACATGATCGGCGTGATATCAATGCCAAATGGGCTGTTACTGCACTATCCATTTCAGCTTCCACTGAGCATTGCAGATACGGTGTCACCGCCATTCCCGCAGAAACTACGTACCGTCCTGTCAGTACTTTTCCTAAACCGAGAGTTCCGGGTCCGCTTACAGCTGAGGTCACAGGTAAAGCGGGGGAAGAAATCTGGACTGATAAGTACGGGCGCATCAAGGTTCAATTTTTTTGGGACAGGCTTGGTAAGAAGGATGAAAACACCTCTTGCTGGGTGCGGGTAGCACAGCCGTGGGCCGGTAAAGCGTATGGAGCACTCTTTTTGCCACGCATAGGACATGAGGTGGTTGTCAGTTTTATCAACGGTGATCCTGATAAGCCGCTTGTTACGGGCGCGGTATATAACGCAAACCAGACTGTGCCTTACGCTCTACCGGATAACGCTACCCGAACAGTTATCAAAACCAATTCCAGCAAGGACGCTCAAGGGTCTAATGAGTTGCGCTTTGAGGATAAGGCTGGTGAGGAAGAACTGTTCATTCATGCGCAAAAGGATATGAATACTACCATTGAAAACGAACGTACTACTACCATCAAAAAGGCTAATGATACCCTGACTTTGGAAGAGGGTAACCGTTCTTTGGACATCCAGAAAGGAACTGAGACCCACCATGTAATGGGTACACGCAGTGTTACGGTGGAAGATGCTGAAACCCGTACCAACAAGAGCGACTACACCGCTACCGTTGATGGTGATTACAACCTCACAGTCAAGGGAGCTATGACCATCAAAGTAAGTGGTGACATCACTATTTCGTCAGACGGCAATGTTACCATAAAAGCGGGCCAGAATATGACCGTGAAAGGTGGGCAGGATCTGAATACGGAAGCTGGTATGAGTGCAACACATAAGGCATCTACATCCATAACCGTACAGGGTTTAAGTTTTTCAGTTAAAGGAGACGCTTCGGGTGAGGTTGACGGAGGAGGTTCGCTGACCGTCAAAGGCGGTATGGTCAGTATAAATTAGTGGACTGAGATGATTTTAAATTATGCAGCTTCGTGCAGGGAGCTCAGTATGAATGAGGATAATGATTACGTACAGCGTGACGATCAGGGAAACATTCTCTTCAGGGTACCTTTGAAAGATGGCAAGCCGCACGGAATAGGGAAAATGTTCAATTCCGAGGGACGTATGGCGCAACAGATGGAGTATCAACATGGTGTAGTAGAGGGAGAAGTGCGACGGTTCGATGAGGAAGGGCATCTTGTGCAGGTGGCGAATATGCAAAACGGAAAGCTCAATGGTGAACTTCGAACTTTTGAACACCAGCGGCCTCATACTCTTATGAACTATGTAAACAACGAGCCAAACGGTCTTATGCGGGCATGGCATCCTAACGGACAATTGGCAGCGGAAACGACCCTTCTGCATGGAAAGCAAGAAGGAGAATCACTTGTTTACGGGGAGCAGGGGGAGCTTATGCAACGGCTGACCTATCAGAAAGGAGTGTTGCATGGATCAGCTGAACAACTTTTCCCTTCCGGTGCCGTCCGTGAAAAAACACACTGGGTAGAAGGGCTGAAGCATGGCGAATCTTCAACTTTTTCGGAATCCGGAGAATTGGAAAGGCAAGTGCAGTACGAGAAAGGAAAAGTGCTGTCACAAAAGATTGCTGACAAATCTCCGGCCAAGAAGAAATCCTGGCATCAGGCAATCTTCAGGGGCAAGTAGGTATGTCACAACTGGTTGTGTCTGGGGCTATGCTTCAGTGTTCATTCGGAGTCGCTCCATGTTCCTTGGTGGTCCTGCCTACGAACAGAGTTATGTGTTCTACTCCGGCAGCAAATATCATGGATTATATCCCCATGGTGAATGTCCCGGGATTCGCTATGTGCACTTCGCTAGCCAACCCCACAGTGGCTGCCGCTACGGCTGCGGCTTTAGGTGTGTTGACACCGATGCCCTGTATTCCCAGTCTCGTTGCTCCGTGGATTACCGGTTCTCCAACGGTTCTGCTAGGTAAAATGCCTGCCTTGAATGACAGTTCAACCCTAATGTGCATGTGGGCTGGTAGTATCTCAATCGTTAGTGCCGGACAGTTCACTACAACAGTCCCATAGGGGAAATCTTATGGCTAAGACCAAAACGAAAATTCTTCTTTATGTCTCCGTAGCAGGACTGATTATATCTTTAGTTATAACAATCCTGTTGGTAGGAATGCTCCTGTCTGAGAACATGGGGGCCACGCAGAATGCAACTATATCCCAAGTGAAGGAGCAGGTTGCACCATCACGGCAGCCAGTCGGCAACTCCACAGCTTTGCCTGTCATTGTCCATCCAAAAAGTGAGACAAACAGCACCGCCGCAACAAACAGTTCCTCCGTAAAAAAAACTAATGCGTTAACTCTGCAGGTTGGATCATATCTCAGCCTGAATTCAGCAGAAAAAGAGGCTGCACGTGTTGCCGGATTTGGATTTAAGGCGGAAGTACATATTCAGGAGAAATCTCCGCCAGTCTATGTTGTGTGGACCGGAAATTTTACCAATATGGCAGCAGCCGATGCCGAGGCAAAACGCCTTCAACAACAGGGTAAAATAGCAGCCTCAATTGTGCCGGTTGATAAAGCGGCTCTTGTTGAGGGGAAAGCAGGTACTCCACTTTGGCTGGCACAGGTCGGATCGTTCCTCACCAAGCGTTCTGCGGGAACTGAGGTTGTTCGGCTGGGAAAAGAGGGAATGAAAGCAAGTGTCGTTCCGCTTTATGATAAAAAAGGTAGGCTATGGTACGCAGTGATTCTAGGAGCTTTTCCTGAGAAAGCAAAAGCGAAGACAGCATGTACTGCATTTAAAGAAAAGATAAATGGGGAATGTATTGTTTATCCTATTGATAAGGGGGTGTTCGAAGAACGTAAGGCTGGGGTGAAGGAATAATGTAAAAGGGAAGTTAAATCGTGGAAATATAGAAAGTAGTCAGAGGACAGGTCTAAGTCATCCACAGATGTATCAATTTACCAAAGACGGGTACGCCCTAAACATCCTGCGACTCCACAGGTACGTGTCTTATTAAACTTGCCCAGTTTGCCATTGAGAGCGGCTCCGTGAGTGGGGCAATAGATGGCTCCACATCGGGTGCATTGATGCCATTTTCTCACTATGCTTGGGAACCAACCGTGCTTTTCTCCGCAAATTCGACAGGGCGCTTTAGGCACGGTATTTAGGACGTTAACATGCGCCTGAAGAAGCTCGGTGATACCCACGGTAACATGCGGCAGATTCTCATCCCATACTACATCACAATTATGGGCGACAGGCACATTGGGTATGGTCTGGATATACATGCGACGGTTATTCGGAGGTAAATTTACGCCAATCGCCCAATGGTCAGTGTTCCACCAGTCAGAACTTTTCATGACCACGATGTAAGGTCCATTTGCGTTACCTGATGGGGTGATGCCATTAGTCCGCAATATGACCCGGACCAAGGCTTTGGCGAACTCGGCCTGAGCGTGGGTGAATGCTGTAAGTCTGCCGCGCGCGGTCCGCGCATTCCCAAGTTGGTTCCTCATAACAAGCAAATCTGGACCACAACCTGGGTAGTTACCTAGAGGAGCCACATTGACTCCATTGGCATATATTCTCTGGGGATCTAGCCAATTAAAAACAATCAAATCATCGACGATAGACGGGGCACTTCTCGGATCAATGACCGTCAGTATCCCCCCACTCACCGTCCAATTCCAGCAGGCATATTCGTAAATTGTCCCCGTTTCTGTACTGGGGATATCATGGCCATTACGGCAGGGAATATACCCTGCCAAGGTCAATAAAGTGTCATTACTAAGAGCAGGCATGCTTATTTTTCTCCGACGTTATGATGAAAATATATTGGTGTCCTGCAAGCCTAATAAAGAGTACCTTTTTAATAGTCCTCCCATATAAAGGTCAAGATAGTATGACTTACGAAAACTTTTCTATACTACTAAAAACGGTTGCGTCGACAGACGGAATTATTGATATAAAGTTGTTGAATAATATAACTAGTCAACTTTGGAGGTGGTTATTTTGATTATATAACTCATGTCATCTTTTTGTTGTTCACACAAGGGTAAGTTAGAATTATTTTAATAGAAACTGAATAAAATTTATTATTTATCTGGTACATATTTCATATTCCTTAAAAAAGTCATCTGTTTGAATTATATCTGCAACAACTGCAAGTGATTGTAACAGGTTCTTTATTGCCATAAGGACCACGGCAGCTTCAATGCGTTCCTTATGTCCAATGTTGTTATCATTTGCAAACTCGGAGCTTTTCCTAAAGTCGTTCTCAAAATTTTGTTCAATGTTATCTCGAACTTTGCTGGCACATGTAATCGAAGTGAAGAAAGGGAATGCTGGGGTTGAGGGATTGGCACAGCTATGTCGATATATGAAAACAGTTGAGTTGAGCCTCAATAAGCTGATAAATGAAAAATTTTGCACGCTGCACAAGGTCCTTGTTCAGGGATGTTGAGAGTTCTGATACAATAAATTGTTCCCTTTTAAAAAAAGAACGCATGTGTTATGCCGTACATAGTTTCCGTCTGGATTCTAAGTATTAATACAGGAGTAAATTTATGACGATTAAGCAGCATGATGTTGTTATTCTTGGTTCAGGACCTGCGGGTGGGGTCGTGGCTGGAATGTGTCATAAAGCAGGCCTTGACGTCATAATTGTTGAGGAAGACGGATGGGGTGGAGTGTGTCCGTTACGAGGGTGTGAACCTAAGAAAGTACTGGTTGATGCGACGCATGCCGTATCCAGAATTCGTGAAATGGCAGGGCATGGGCCAGAAGGTAGCCTTTCGATAGATTGGCAGGCTTTAATGCAGTTCAAACGGGAACTCATTGATCCTATTCCTGATGCTGTAGAGCGGTCTCTTAAGAAGCGAAATATCAAAGCTGTTTCCGGCCACGCTAATTTTATAGGTGACGGAACTGTTGACGTTTCCGGATATGGAATCTTGGAAGGAAAACATATTGTTATTGCCGTAGGGGCCAGAGCTAGGTCATTGGACGTTTCTGGTGAAGAGTTTTTGATGACGAGTCGGCAGTTTCTTGAACTGGAAACATTGCCTAAATCTATCGTGTTTATAGGTGGTGGATTTATTACATTTGAATTTGCCTCTGTTGCTGCAGCGGCTGGTGCTGATGTGACTATCGTGCATCGAAGTAGCAGAGTTTTAAAAGGATTTGATCACGATCTTAGTCTTTCATTGATAGAAGCTATGCAAGACCTTGGAGTCAAAGTTTTTACCGACCGACCGGTTCTCGGTGTGGAGAAGAATAATTCCGGGATAGTCGTTAGGACTCGGAATGCTGATGGTGAAGAGGAATCTTTTGCTTCCGATCTTGGTGTTATCGGCATAGGCAGAATACCCAATATTGATAGGCTTAATATTGATGCTGCAGGAATATCGGTTTCTAACCGAGGAGTAGTGGTTAACGATTTCATGCAAAGTGTTTCAAATTCAAAAGTCTTTGCGGCCGGTGATTGCGCTGAATCCGGAACTCCTTTGACTACTTCGGCGGTTCTGCAGGCTAAGGCTGTTGCCCGCAATATCATTGAAGGGCTTTCGGTACGGTCTGACTTGCGTGGCACAGCGAGTGTTGTTTTTACCCATCCTCCGCTTGTGAGTGTCGGAATGCTTGAAGAAGATGCGCGAAAACAGGGAATCGATTTTATTGTTCATTCTGGTAACGCAGCAAAATGGTCCGAGCATAAGCGTATTGGGTTGAAACATGCAGGGTATAAGATTCTTGAGGAGCGATCTTCAGGGCGTATTGTTGGTGCACACTATCTCGGACAGCATGCCGAGGAGGTTGCTAACATTTTCGGCATGGCCATCAGGCATGGTTTGACAAGGGAGGATTTGATGAATCAACCTTGGGCATATCCATCTTTCGGCTATACTTTGCGATATATGTTTTCATGATATAATGTATTTATTTTAATGAATAACATAAAAAGAGGATACATTTGCATCCTCTTTTTTTATTGAAACTATTGCTCAAATCTTTTCAGGCTTAATATTCCGGTGAACATAAGCCCATGATCTGATAGGTCAGTTGTGCAGCCGCAAAGTCGGAAGCGTGATCGTCTTCGCTTGGAGCTAGTTCAACCACATCTGCTCCGATGACTTTTCTTCCTGACACAGCCCGTTCAAGTAACGTCAGAGCGTCGTGCCAGCGTAATCCTCCCGGAACAGGGGTACCTGTAGCGCGTATTACTGATGGATCAAGGCCGTCCACATCAAAAGTGATGTAGATCTTCTCAGGGAAGTCAGTTGGAAGAAGAGTTTTAGGAATTCCTCTCAGATAAAGTTTGCGTGCATCAAGGTGAGGTATTTCTTTTTCTTTACGATATTCAATTTCTTCCGTGCATAGAGCGCGCACGCCTATCTGGAAAATTGGAAGTTTTAAATCCACGCTTGCACGGCGCATTACGCAGGCGTGGCTGTAAAGAGATCCTTCATATGTGTCACGTAGATCTGCATGTGCATCAAACTGAACTATTCCAAAGCGTCCATATTTTTGCTGTAAAGCACGTAATGCTCCAAGTGTGACAGTGTGCTCCCCACCAATGATGAAAGGGATGGCTTCACACTCTACTGCGTAGGAAACTGCATCTTCTACAGCATCAAGTGTTTTAGAGATATCTTTTGAACAACCAATAGGTTCTGCAGTATGAATGCCTCCTTCTGCAGGAATGGATTTGCCGTCCCATAGCTCCAGTTGTGTGGATGCTTCTATGATTGCTTCAGGGCCCAATGCAGTACCTGCTCCATAAGATACAGAGGATTCAAGTGGAACAGGAATAATATGAAAAGAAGCTTCTTCGGGGTTTTCGTTTGAAATTTCCCCTTCAAGAAAATGCGTAGCCATCAGTCATTCTCCTATGACAGGCGATTTTTAAAGTCTTCATAGCCGAATCGACGGACAATTGTTATTTCGTCTAATTCAGGCTTGTAGAGGGTTATTGAAGGTAACTGAATACCATTGAAGGTATTCGTCTTAACCATTGAATAGATAGCCATATCTGTGAAAACCAGAGTGTCTCCAGCTTTAAGAGGATCATCAAAAGAGTATTCTCCAGCAATATCTCCTGCCAGACAGGAAGGGCCGCCTATTCTGCAAGTCCAAGTTTTTTCACCCGCTTCACCTGATCCGACAATATGCGGACGGTACGGCATTTCGATTACATCCGGCATATGGCACGGAACCGCTGAATCCATAATGACTATGGGCATATCTGCCTGCGTCACATCTAGCACTTTTGAAACAAGATATCCTGTATTTAAAGCTACTGCTTCACCAGGTTCCAGATAAACTTCAACATCCCATTTCTTTTTAAATTCGGTGATGAGTTTTACCAGCAGATTCCTATCATAGTCCGGTCTTGTTATGTGATGACCTCCGCCGAAGTTGACGTAGCGCATATGCGGCAGAATATCGGAAAATTTTTTTTCTACAGCTCGGATGGTTCTTTCCAGACAGTCAGAGTTCTGTTCACATAGATTGTGCCAGTGCAGCCCGGTCACTCCTTCGAGGTTGTCTGGATCAAAGTGAGCTCTGCGGATACCGAGACGAGAACCTGGTGAACATGGATCATATATCGGTGTCGCACCTTCAGAATGCTCCGGATTGATGCGGACTGCAAGCTCAATTTCACGATTTTGCGTAGATGCCAGATCCTTTATAAGATGCCGGAATTTATCAAGTTGATCAAAAGAATTGAAAACTATGTGATCACTTGTCTGGCACAAATCTAGGATATCATTTTCAGAATATGCGGCGGCAAAAGTATGGACTTCGCGGCCGAATTCTTCACGTCCGAGTCTTGCTTCGTGTGGTGAACTTGCACATACTCCGTCCAGCTTTGCGGATAGTAACGGAAATGTGCTGAACATGGCGAAGCATTTTAGAGCAAGAAGGATCTTGCAGCCGGTTTGTTCTTTGATAGAGGAGAGGACCTCCAGATTGTTTTTCAGGAGGCCCTCGTCGATTACATATGATGGGGTTTCCACTTCAGAAGGACTGAAGCGGAATTCTGTGTGTCCGTCCACTATAGTTCCACTTCTACCCATGGCAGGCCGTGTTTGTTCAGTGCTTCCATGAAAGGATCAGGGTCAAGCTGTTCCATGTTGAACACTCCTTTGCCTGTCCATTTTCCGGTGAGCATCATCATTGCTCCGATCATGGCAGGAACTCCAGTGGTGTAGGAAATAGCCTGCGAGCCTACTTCTTTATATGCTGCTTCATGGCTGCATATATTGTAAATGTACATTTTCTTTTCTTTGCCGTCTTTTACGCCTGTCATGACATTGCCAATGCAGGTGCGTCCCTTGGTAAGCGGACCGAGTGATCCCGGTTCCGGCAGTACTGCTGTCAGGAACTTAATGGGCTGAATCATCTGTCCGTTATATTCGATAGGCTCAATGGAAGTCATGCCGATGTTCTCAAGTACTTTTAAGTGGGTGAGATATTTTTCGGAAAATGTCATCCAGAAGCGGGCACGCTTTAGTCCTTTAATATTAAGGGCAAGTGATTCCAGTTCTTCGTGGTACATGAGATAACATTTTTTCTCACCGATACCGTCAGGGAAGTCATAGTCCATGGACCATGCCAGAGGATCTGTTTCCACCCATTCCCCGCGTTCCCAGTAGCGTCCGCGTTGAGTTATTTCTCTGATATTGATCTCAGGGTTGAAATTGGTAGCAAACGCTTGACCATGATCACCTGCGTTGCAGTCTATGATATCCAGTTCATGAATTTCGTCGAAATGGTGTTTCATGGCGTGGGCTGCAAATATATTGGTAACACCAGGGTCGAATCCGGAACCGAGAAGTGCCATCAATCCTGCTTCTTTGAAGCGTTCCTGATATGCCCACTGCCATTTGTATTCAAATTTAGCTTCATCGAGAGGCTCATAGTTGGCAGTATCCATGTAATTGACGCCTACTTCAAGACATGCGTCCATGAGAGTAAGGTCCTGATACGGCAGAGCAAGGTTGACCAAAAGATCAGGTTTAATCTTTTTAAGAAGCTCTACTGTTTCCGGAACGTTATCAGCGTCAACTTTATATGTTGCTACAGTTACACCGGTACGTGTTTTTACGGATTCAGCAATGGCATCACATTTCGCCTTGGTGCGGCTGGCGAGGTGAATTTCAGTGAAAACTTCCGGAATCTGAGCGCATTTGTGAACAGCTACACTGCCGACGCCCCCGGCTCCTATGATTAGAACTTTAGACATAGATTTATCCTCATATGGTGCCTTTTGTTACGAAGACACCATTATAGTTTATCTTTCGAAGTAAGTGTATCCCTGTAAGCCTATTTTATAAGCCTGAAGTATTTCTTTGCGCTGAGCGGGGGTTATGAGCCCTTTGCGTACAGCCTCTTCAGCTGTTTCGCGGAACCGGGTCAGAAGGTACTTGGTGTCGTATTCTACATAAGATAGAATTTCTTCAACAGTGTCTCCTTCCATTTCTCCGACAAAGTCGAACTCACCGTTGTCGCGTATCCTGACGGTCACAATATTAGTGTCACCCAGCAGATTATGTAAATCTCCGAGTGTCTCCTGATAAGCTCCGACAAGAAAGGCTCCGAGGTAATACTCGTCATTTTCATTCAGCTCATGCAGCGGCATTGTTTTTTTAACACCCTGACTGTCTATGAATCTGTCTATTTTGCCATCGCAGTCGCAGGTTATGTCAGCCAGAATGCCTTCACGTGTAGGTCTTTCGTTTAAACGATGTACCGGCATAATCGGGAATAGCTGGCCTATTGCCCATGCATCCGGAAGAGACTGAAACACACTGAAGTTACAGTAATATATGTCTGAAAGAGCGTGTACTATGCCTTCAAGTTCATGCGGAAGGGTAGGGAGGTCCTTAGTCAGGATAGCTATACGGCGGATTGTCTCCCAAAAGACATTTTCCCCTATAGCACGTTCTCTAAAGGATATTCTTCCTGCACTGAATGCCTGCCTGACTTCATCGCGATAATACAGGATGTCGTTAAAGCATTCCTGAATGTTACGCAGATTAAGAGATTTCAACGCTTCAAATAAGTGGTGGATATGGATATTTGTTTCTTCAGGAAGTACATCCGGCAATGGTTCCGGTTCAAAACGAGCTTTATCAAGTACGTTGAAAAGAAGCATTGAGTAGTAGGCTACCAGCGCACGCCCTGATTCAGTAATAATAGTAGGATGATTAACGCCTTGTTCGTCGAGCACTGTCATAACGCCTTCAACAACGTCAACGCA
This sequence is a window from Desulfovibrio sp. UCD-KL4C. Protein-coding genes within it:
- the tssG gene encoding type VI secretion system baseplate subunit TssG translates to MAADNRMSARPLNERLYTEPWRFDFWQAVRILRSLTKGEVCTDSPEDEAIRFTARVSQAFPASELYSAKIEEDKGALQVNFIGLAGAHGPLPAPVTDLIMERIRVGDTGLRDFLDLFNNRLISLYYNAIVKLHPGRGADPHPSESPFAQYAYAIAGMGTEGLRTSPVSEAPGGAGVPDASLLRHAALFATHPRSAVGLEMLVADHFEIPAKVIPFRGGWLTIEPEDRTRIGPFGQNQTLGDDAVLGNKAWDQSSGFTLVLGPLTADQYKNFLPCPAGNCRTLLLELVRFYVGEGMECSVELLLKDGEHIDMRLGFGGDGWLGWV
- a CDS encoding glycosyltransferase, which encodes MPTIIPNKIHFIWVGNPLPFEQARNFVKWAIENPRYEGVWLWTNKYNIEVNLNILKKILNIDQRVEEVVISSNIEGIDLQISIKPDLGARIFIRSIESLPPLEGSEKYLSKALGEWKNYGMASDILRIWVLYQEGGIYMDFDTYSTGGSLSTGIRAPRDILFGQWDYKERGVDGKLVNAVIAASQSSDELKLLAGFMKRRLDEVIPDSKAQTDLATIDELRVQIRTKKDELSLLQRKLRDSLEPLTLSTTGPDSLAEWFYEQKKMWPQGDETIPYSFQRQSGYNLRIESENTWLR
- a CDS encoding type VI secretion system Vgr family protein, whose amino-acid sequence is MTNITTLTTPLGTDKLILDSITGQESLSEPFAFSVSANSKDNALDFKSIVGKDVSVAIQLPDGKSDRYINGVVTRFTMGLSTVEATHYTLELRPWLWLMNMQADCAVFQNISVPDIVKKVCNDAGYTDISDKLTGSYDPREYTVQYNETAFAFVSRLMEEEGIFYFFTHTADAHTMVLADSADTFTDCEQSDSLTFHAKNVSNIPAKQITDVSLSQRTITGKYGTGDYNFETPDTDLTSTAAGTSSRMIYEYPAGYTVKSTGETIAGRRLDGLEANEKVLSSSSPASGLCAGGTFTVTKHDRRDINAKWAVTALSISASTEHCRYGVTAIPAETTYRPVSTFPKPRVPGPLTAEVTGKAGEEIWTDKYGRIKVQFFWDRLGKKDENTSCWVRVAQPWAGKAYGALFLPRIGHEVVVSFINGDPDKPLVTGAVYNANQTVPYALPDNATRTVIKTNSSKDAQGSNELRFEDKAGEEELFIHAQKDMNTTIENERTTTIKKANDTLTLEEGNRSLDIQKGTETHHVMGTRSVTVEDAETRTNKSDYTATVDGDYNLTVKGAMTIKVSGDITISSDGNVTIKAGQNMTVKGGQDLNTEAGMSATHKASTSITVQGLSFSVKGDASGEVDGGGSLTVKGGMVSIN
- a CDS encoding toxin-antitoxin system YwqK family antitoxin, which encodes MILNYAASCRELSMNEDNDYVQRDDQGNILFRVPLKDGKPHGIGKMFNSEGRMAQQMEYQHGVVEGEVRRFDEEGHLVQVANMQNGKLNGELRTFEHQRPHTLMNYVNNEPNGLMRAWHPNGQLAAETTLLHGKQEGESLVYGEQGELMQRLTYQKGVLHGSAEQLFPSGAVREKTHWVEGLKHGESSTFSESGELERQVQYEKGKVLSQKIADKSPAKKKSWHQAIFRGK
- a CDS encoding DUF4280 domain-containing protein, whose protein sequence is MSQLVVSGAMLQCSFGVAPCSLVVLPTNRVMCSTPAANIMDYIPMVNVPGFAMCTSLANPTVAAATAAALGVLTPMPCIPSLVAPWITGSPTVLLGKMPALNDSSTLMCMWAGSISIVSAGQFTTTVP
- a CDS encoding SPOR domain-containing protein, whose product is MAKTKTKILLYVSVAGLIISLVITILLVGMLLSENMGATQNATISQVKEQVAPSRQPVGNSTALPVIVHPKSETNSTAATNSSSVKKTNALTLQVGSYLSLNSAEKEAARVAGFGFKAEVHIQEKSPPVYVVWTGNFTNMAAADAEAKRLQQQGKIAASIVPVDKAALVEGKAGTPLWLAQVGSFLTKRSAGTEVVRLGKEGMKASVVPLYDKKGRLWYAVILGAFPEKAKAKTACTAFKEKINGECIVYPIDKGVFEERKAGVKE